A section of the Arcobacter roscoffensis genome encodes:
- a CDS encoding flagellar basal body P-ring protein FlgI: MFILKYFFLVVLFISSLYSQTIKDISNIIGIRENQLIGYGLVVGLAGTGDKSKFTMQSLQNLLRNSYIKIPAGSINSKNIAAVMVTGKLPPFSRQGDKVKIKVSTIGDAKSVDKGELLITQLKGVDGKVYALAQGTIVADADNETTGFIYDGATVENEIDFSLKDEDSIRLSLLKSSAKNADLIQTKINKKFGRKLATALDTRTIDVIKPPEMSIVKFIALVEGIELDSSFKKKIIIDMNRKSVITGGDIIIDPVTIARDSFTIRIKKSPLKDNQWRDEKLNKGVDVGDGVKIVDKPVVDINNARIDTRAQPTVSDLVRAMKVMKLPMTEIIDTLKMIKELGAIDVEFEIRG, from the coding sequence GTGTTTATTTTGAAGTATTTTTTTTTAGTAGTATTATTTATCTCATCGTTATATTCCCAAACTATAAAAGATATATCAAACATAATTGGAATTAGAGAAAACCAACTTATTGGATATGGTTTAGTAGTTGGACTAGCAGGAACTGGTGACAAATCTAAGTTTACCATGCAAAGTTTACAAAACCTTCTTAGAAACTCATATATAAAAATACCAGCAGGGTCAATAAACTCAAAAAATATTGCAGCTGTAATGGTAACAGGGAAACTTCCTCCATTTTCAAGACAAGGTGATAAAGTAAAAATAAAAGTATCTACAATAGGTGATGCAAAATCTGTTGATAAAGGTGAGTTACTAATAACTCAGCTAAAAGGTGTAGATGGAAAAGTTTATGCACTAGCCCAAGGAACTATTGTGGCAGATGCTGATAATGAAACAACAGGCTTTATTTACGATGGTGCAACAGTTGAAAATGAGATTGACTTTAGTTTAAAAGATGAAGATTCAATTAGACTTAGTTTACTTAAAAGTTCTGCAAAAAATGCAGACTTAATTCAAACAAAAATCAATAAAAAATTTGGAAGAAAATTAGCAACGGCTTTAGATACAAGAACAATTGATGTAATAAAACCACCTGAGATGTCTATTGTTAAGTTTATAGCTTTAGTTGAGGGAATTGAATTAGATTCCAGCTTTAAAAAGAAAATCATAATTGACATGAATAGAAAATCTGTTATTACTGGTGGAGATATTATAATAGATCCTGTTACTATTGCAAGAGATTCATTTACGATCAGAATCAAAAAATCTCCACTTAAAGATAATCAATGGAGAGATGAAAAGCTAAATAAAGGTGTAGATGTTGGTGATGGTGTTAAAATCGTAGATAAACCTGTAGTTGATATAAACAATGCAAGAATTGACACAAGAGCACAACCAACTGTTTCTGATTTAGTTAGAGCTATGAAAGTTATGAAGCTACCAATGACAGAGATAATTGATACACTAAAGATGATAAAAGAACTTGGTGCTATTGATGTTGAATTTGAGATAAGAGGATAG
- the fliM gene encoding flagellar motor switch protein FliM, whose product MAEFLSQDEIDALLDIAEQGEDIDNATPADKVVSKEKNYSIYDFKKPNRISPEQFKAFSTMHDKMLRDFITDLSAMLRKIVDIKLYSIEQMTYGEFILSIPQITSLNTLSIKPMEGRIVIESNPGISHKIIAELLGSGAVNTSDNLDRELTEIEVEILDHFYELVIKNLYRTWDDVSTLNFKVESKDTNANAIQIISDHEIVLLVVLEVTIDEESGFLSICYPISYIEPLLGKVVEKVFSEGKNRKSSRKRDITTLISGAKMKIEAIMAETELTAEEIINLKENDIIVFNKNATSASTKVYINKKEKFLTVSGVSNNRKAIQIQTNLDKEKQETLDTLRVMREERITKAQETSENIRRLLKEKEEEKRKGKY is encoded by the coding sequence ATGGCAGAATTTTTAAGTCAAGATGAAATTGATGCACTTTTAGATATTGCCGAACAAGGTGAGGACATTGATAATGCAACTCCCGCCGATAAAGTTGTATCAAAAGAAAAAAACTATTCAATTTACGATTTTAAAAAACCAAATAGAATATCACCAGAGCAATTTAAAGCCTTTTCAACTATGCATGATAAAATGCTAAGAGACTTTATAACAGATCTTTCAGCCATGCTTCGAAAAATTGTGGATATTAAACTTTACTCAATTGAACAAATGACTTATGGGGAGTTTATTTTATCTATTCCTCAAATTACATCACTAAATACTCTTTCTATTAAACCTATGGAAGGAAGAATTGTAATTGAATCAAACCCAGGAATTTCACATAAAATTATTGCTGAGTTATTAGGTTCAGGTGCAGTTAATACAAGTGATAATCTAGATAGAGAATTAACTGAAATTGAAGTTGAAATACTTGATCATTTTTATGAATTGGTTATTAAAAATCTTTATCGAACATGGGATGATGTATCAACTCTTAACTTTAAAGTTGAATCAAAAGATACAAATGCAAATGCAATCCAAATTATTTCAGATCATGAGATCGTTTTACTTGTTGTACTTGAAGTAACTATTGATGAAGAGTCAGGTTTCCTATCTATTTGTTACCCTATTTCATATATTGAACCCTTACTTGGTAAGGTTGTTGAGAAAGTATTCTCTGAGGGTAAGAATAGAAAATCAAGTAGAAAAAGAGATATTACAACACTTATTTCCGGTGCTAAAATGAAAATTGAAGCTATTATGGCTGAAACAGAATTAACAGCAGAAGAAATAATTAACCTTAAAGAAAATGACATTATAGTATTTAATAAAAATGCCACATCAGCTTCTACAAAAGTTTATATTAATAAAAAAGAAAAATTCCTTACAGTATCAGGAGTTTCAAACAATAGAAAAGCTATACAAATTCAAACTAATCTTGATAAAGAGAAACAAGAGACATTAGATACATTAAGAGTGATGAGAGAAGAAAGAATCACAAAAGCTCAAGAGACTTCCGAAAATATCAGAAGACTTCTAAAAGAAAAAGAAGAAGAGAAAAGAAAAGGGAAATATTAA
- a CDS encoding flagellar biosynthetic protein FliQ — translation MDLMSIAENTVKIILILGMPSLIVSMIIGLIISVFQAVTQVSDASLSFVPKMIFVSAFILVTLPWVGDHIATYTKDLWDLILIFGN, via the coding sequence ATGGATTTAATGTCTATTGCAGAGAATACTGTAAAAATCATCCTTATTTTGGGAATGCCATCATTAATTGTAAGTATGATAATTGGTTTAATAATTTCAGTATTTCAAGCAGTAACTCAAGTAAGTGATGCTTCTTTATCCTTTGTACCTAAAATGATTTTTGTATCAGCTTTTATATTAGTAACTTTACCATGGGTAGGTGATCATATAGCTACATATACAAAAGATCTTTGGGATTTGATATTGATATTTGGGAACTAG
- the pyrC gene encoding dihydroorotase yields MSSVTTFEINEPLDMHLHLRDGDMLKLVGPLTSNTFSGALIMPNLVPPVTTKEALLSYKQRIKEACEGDTFEPYCTLFFQNDYSYEFLEDVKDDIIGIKLYPAGITTNSETGVSSMDVEVLRPTLESMSKLGIPLCVHGETNGFVMDREKEFMPIYESIAAAFPDLTIIMEHITTADAVELMDKYDNLHATVTLHHLLITLDDVAGGMLQPHLFCKPIAKRPEDRSALLDAALKAHPKLMFGSDSAPHPKHKKECCGCAAGVFTSPIALQVLTELFEKYQALENLNAFVSLNAQKIYNFKPLTKKIKLVKKDFVVPEIYEYKNENVVPMYAGETLSWSIED; encoded by the coding sequence GCTTGTTGGTCCACTAACATCAAATACTTTTAGTGGTGCTTTAATAATGCCTAACTTGGTACCACCAGTTACTACTAAAGAAGCATTATTATCTTATAAACAAAGAATTAAAGAAGCATGTGAAGGTGATACTTTTGAGCCTTATTGCACGCTTTTCTTTCAAAATGATTATTCTTATGAATTTTTGGAAGATGTTAAAGATGATATTATAGGTATTAAACTTTATCCAGCAGGAATTACTACAAACTCTGAAACGGGTGTTTCTTCTATGGATGTTGAAGTTTTAAGACCTACACTTGAATCAATGAGTAAACTAGGGATTCCTTTATGTGTTCATGGTGAAACAAATGGTTTTGTTATGGATAGAGAAAAAGAGTTTATGCCAATTTATGAATCAATTGCTGCTGCTTTCCCTGACTTAACAATTATTATGGAACATATTACTACTGCGGATGCGGTGGAATTAATGGATAAATATGATAATCTTCATGCAACAGTTACATTACATCATTTACTTATTACACTTGATGATGTTGCAGGTGGAATGTTACAACCACATCTTTTCTGTAAACCAATTGCAAAAAGACCTGAAGATAGATCAGCTTTATTAGATGCAGCCTTAAAAGCTCATCCAAAACTTATGTTTGGTTCAGATTCTGCGCCACACCCAAAACATAAAAAAGAGTGCTGTGGTTGTGCAGCAGGTGTATTTACTTCACCAATTGCATTACAAGTACTAACTGAGTTATTTGAGAAGTACCAAGCTTTAGAGAACCTAAACGCTTTTGTATCTTTAAATGCTCAAAAAATATATAACTTCAAACCTTTAACTAAGAAAATAAAATTAGTTAAAAAAGATTTTGTAGTACCTGAAATTTATGAATATAAAAATGAAAATGTAGTACCAATGTACGCAGGGGAAACTTTATCTTGGAGTATAGAGGATTAA